GTTCTATGTCTTGAAGAATATAGGCGATCGTACTGTCTGTAGTTACCATCAACTGAAAACCCTTTGAATACAATATATTTAGCACCGAAACCATAAGTTGTCTGCGCAGCATTTCCAACATGCTCTCCAGTCAAATCTACCTCTTCTCTACCTAGTTCAACACGGTTATCATTGCGTTCAATAGCTGTTACTTTTCCATCATATTTCCAATCACCGATTGATGCAAAACCAGTTAAAGTAAGCCCATGAAACGGACGAGCAGCAATGTCTAATTCAGCCCCTTTATGATCCTGTTTAACACCATAATTTGACGTATAGATATATTGTCCTGCAAGCAAAACGCTCGGATCATTCTGGGGGTTATATTTAGCAACGTCCTTATCTGTTGCCAGTCTAGAGCTACCTGTAACTCGATTTTCCCAAGTTGTACGGTAAACATTCACATTCACATCCAAGAATCTAGAAGCAAATTTATATCCAGCTTCTAAACCCAGAATTTTTTCATTGTCAGCATTTTCATTGATATCATTTGCATAATTCATGAAAATATTGTTTTGATAAGGCTGACGGGAATAATACCCTGCATTAGCAAAAAGACTGTGTTTACCCAAAGTATAACTTACACCACCTTTGGTATTGTATCCAAAGTTGTTAACTGTTTTGGATTTTTCATTTCCTGGTGTATATTGAAAATAATCGTAGCGCTTATTTTGTTGTTCAGAAACTGATCCTTGGAAAAATGCTGTAAAACCATTTTTAGCATATTCCAATTGACCAAATAAACCTCCGTAGCGGATATATTGGTTATAGTCCCAAGACAGTCTGTCTTCACGAGAATCAGGCTTGCTTGAGAAAGCTTTCCAAGGATTAGTGGAATATGTATTGGTTACATATACCGGATCAGTAATATTAATATTACCGCCCAACAACACACCATTTGTATTGGCAAGTGGATCAGTTAACTTACGATAATGTGTACCTTTATAATCTCTGACATCAAAACCAATGTTAAAATTCAAAGACTCTGAAAGTTTACGGTTGTAGTTTGAAACAACGCCAAACCATTGGTGATTGTTCACATCGGCTGCTAGGTATTTTTCTTTGTTGTACTTGTCACCTCTTAACCCTTGGCCACCACCAGCAGCCAAAGAAGCATATACTACTGTAGATAATGAAGATTTATCATCGATGGTCCAATCCCAGTTTAAGTTAGCAACTGGTTTGTGATAAAAGTTCTTCTGTGGATTCATCATCACCCCATTGACATCTTTATAGTTATCATTGTATCGCTTACCATATTGTAAGTAATTTGATAATTTAGATGTAAATCCTTGGTTATGCCATTGCGGGGCTCCTGTAATCATCAAGTTAAGATTGTGCTTTTCACTTGCCTTATAACCTACAGAAAGGAAATAGCTCTGCCCTGCACCTTCAGTATGATCCATATAGCCGTCACCAGACCATTGTGTAAACATTGCCGAAACAGCAAATCCGTTTCTCATCAAACCTGTATTGTAACCAACAGTAGCTTTCATAAACATGTCGTTACCGACTGTTGTCCGCACAAAACCACCTTCTTTCATCGAAGTGGATTGCGTCACATAGTTTACAGTTCCCCCTACAGATGAAATGGCTAATTTAGAAGCCCCCAGACCACGTTGAATCTGTACCAAAGAAGCAATATCTGTAAGACCAGACCAGTTGGACCAATATACGCTACCATTATCCATACCATTGATCGGCTGACCGTTCAATAAAAATGCCGTATTGGACTGGTCAAAACCACGTGTAGTCATTGAAGACTCTCCAAAACCTTTGGCCTGACCAGTAATATATACAGATGGCGTATTTGCAAGCGCTGAAGTAATATCCTGTGCTCCTACTTTTTCCTCTAAATCTCTTTTATGGATTGTAGATACTGCAATAGGTGTTTTTCTACCTACAGCAATATCAATAACACCATGACCAACAACAACAACCTCATCTAAATCCGTTGAAGAGCCCTCCGAAAAAGTCGGATTTATATTCAACGATTCGCCCGATTTCAACATGATGTTTTCAATGACAACCGGAGTTTCACCAATGTAGGTAACTTCCACTTTGTAGGGACCGCCCTCTTGAAGATTTGAAATTTGAAATTTTCCTTGAGCATCAGCTGAGCCGCTTACAACTTGTCCACTTGGGATGTGGGTGATTTTAATGGTTGCTCCTTTAACTGTTTGTCCAGTAGCCTCTTTTACAACTCCTGAAACCGAACTAGTATTTGCCGTTTGTGCATGAACCGTGCCATAGCTAGCAAAAACAAGTGCAAAAAAAAGTAAAGACTTTTTCATCTTAGATGTGATTGTTTTGTTTTTTGTGCCGCAAAATTAGGAATTGATTGTCTTTTTAACTAATTTTAACACTAGCACAACTGTAAACAGTCCGTTTATATTCACTTCGAATTTTAATCATCCATAGATTAAGTTTGATTTTAAGATCAAAACAACAAACCAAAAATAAGCTTGTTAATAGGAATACAACAAAAACATCGTTTTAATGGAAATATATCAAAAGTAGTCAGAATAAAATTTTGTCTTCTTTGAATAAGTCAACACATTCTTTTATTTCCGTTTTTTATCCCAGATCTACCTGAGACACTCTTTATTACTACAGCAGAGCATAAGGTCTTTGCGTTTTTTAGTCAAACACAGCAGCAGTTAAGATCAAAATGGCTATATTTAAGTAATAATAAAAAACTATGTTGTCCATTGAACAGGCTTACGCAGGTGTTCTTGAACCTGCATTGATTGAAGAAATTATAAAGAACGCTCGCATCAAAACTTTTCGTGAAGGCGATCTTATCATCGATACCGATCAATACATCAGCGCAATGCCCCTATTGCTAGCGGGAGCGATCAAAGTCGTCCGTGAGGATGAAGCCAAAGGCGAACTCTTACTATATTATCTTGAACAGGGACAGACCTGTACCATGTCTATCGCCTGTTGTCTGGGTAATAAAAAAAGTGAAATTCGTGCTCGGGCTGAAAAGGATACAACCGTAGCCATGATCCCCAATGAACAGGTCAATGACTGGATGGGAAAGTACCCTTCCTGGCGAAATTTCATTATATCGAGTTATGCCAGCCGGATGAATGAAATGCTGCAGGCTGTAGATAATCTTGCATTCTCCAATATGGAAGAACGTATCCTCAATTACCTGAAAGCCAAAGTAAATCTTACCAACGACCGAATTCTTACCCTTACTCATCAGGATATTGCATCCGATTTGAACACTTCCCGTGTTGTCGTCTCCCGGATCTTAAAAAAACTGGAGAACGAGGACAAAATCGTACTGCTCAGGAATGAGATCAGGGTATTGATTTAGCCGCAGAAATAAATTCATATCAAACGGATATGGAGATTATACGGTCAAATTTAAATGCCTACTATTGTTGTCCTAGCTTTACGCCCTATAGATCCAAAAACATTTGTACCTTTATTGTGAGCTGAATGTTCGATTCACATGACACAATTTAATATGAAAACAGAAAACGTAGGATTTATAGGATTAGGAAACATGGGGAATCCCATGGCAAAAAACCTTGAAAAAGCAGGTTTTCCGCTTGCCGTTTACAACAGAAATATCGCCAGAACAACAGACTTTGTAGCACAATCAACTGTTTATAGTGAAGTCACAGATCTGATCGGCGCCAGTGATGTGGTTTTTACCATGCTGACAAACGATGACGCAGTCGAGGAGGTTTACGGCAAAATTCTTGAACAGCCTATCAGCGGGAAATTATTTGTGGATATGAGTACCATCGCTCAAGATGTGAGTATCAATCTTGCCAATAAGCTAAAAGCAAAAGGTGCCGCATTTCTGGATGCTCCTGTCGCAGGAAGCACCAAGCCCGCTGCAGAAGGTACATTGATCATTATGGTTGGCGGAGAACAGACCGACCTTGAGCGTGCCAGACCTTACCTTGAAAAGATGGGGAAATCCATTAAACACCTTGGTGAAAATGGCAAAGGTATTGCCGCAAAACTAGCCATCAATTATTTTCTATCAATCATCTATCAAGGTCTGGCCGAAACCATCCTATTCTCCGATCAATTAGGGATTGAACGCAGTGAAATGCTAGAGATTATCAACGATAGTGCCAGCGGTAGCGGAGCAACAAAAGTAAAAACTCCTTTGCTCGTTGAAGGAAATTATACCGCAGCATTTGCGCTGGATCTGATGTTAAAAGATATCCGGTTGGCACAACAGGCGGGAGCCACCTATCCCCTACTTGGCACCTTGCTCGACACCTATAAAAAGGCACATGAAAACGGCTTGGGACAATTGGATGTGATCGGAATTATAGAGTCAATAAAACCATCCGGAGTCTAAATTTGTTTATAAAGCATAATAAGCACTTCGACTGAACACAACGATATTACCTTTAATCACACAGCCCATCTGATGGCTAAAAAAAATTAAGAACAGATGAAAACAGCTTTGACATTTTTTCTATTAACTATCGTTACCATGAGCATGAAAGCACAGGAGTTAAAACAGGTATCCTATAAAGACGGAACACAGCAACTAAATGGTCTTATCACGTCCAATGCGAATAAAAAAGGGCCTGCGGTCCTTATTTTACCCGCTTGGAAAGGCATAGACAATGAAGCAAAACAGGCCGCTTTACAACTTGAAAAAGAAGGTTATATTGCTTTCATTGCCGATATCTATGGTGAAGGAAATATCCCTACAGACAACACGGCAGCTTCGAAAATAGCAGGTCACTATAAAACAGACTACAAGGCTTATCAGCAGCGCATTGCGGCTGCGCTAAAACAATTGAAGGAAACAGGAGCTGATCCCGGAAAAATTGCGGTAATTGGTTATTGCTTTGGCGGAACCGGAGCGCTGGAGACAGCACGCGCTGGTTTTCCTGTCGCAGCTGTGGTCAGTATTCATGGTGGGCTCTCCAAATCAGTAGATAGACCTAATACAGCGATCAATGTGAAAGTATTGGTTGAGCATCCTGCCGCTGACAAAAGTGTATCAAAAGAAGATTATGATGGATTGGTTAAGGAACTTAATGAAGGAAAAGCGGACTGGCAGATCATCACTTATGCCAATTCTGGCCATACCTTTACCAATCCGGAATCACCAGAATATAACCCTGTCATGGCCAAACGTGCCTGGGAGCATACTTTACTATTCCTAAAAGAAGTACTAAACTAAAGTATATAAAGCAAGTAGTGTCCCTTATTCAAATGAACTGTCATTCCAGATCAATAGCGCTCCATCCGATCATTTTCCAGTTATTGGCACTCCTGATCTGTACGACTGTAGCACGATCCCAAACGATAAAATCAATGGAAATCGGAGCGCCTACGCAAGCAATCCTGTTCGTTACCAATGAATCCGATAAATCAACGGATTTCGCGATGCGTCTCCATGATCAAAAGGCAAATGAAATTATTAGACAGGTTCCCTATAGTACCACCAAACTGCTGGTCTCAAAAACAGATGCCCAAAAATTTACTTTTGTTATCAACAAGCGTAAGTGGACAGTGGAGGTACCAACCCTCAAACAACGAAATGCCATGATCCTGTTTGATGGTCAGAGCCGACCGAAAGTGATCTACGACAGTCAAAGCTATCTCCAGGCCGCAAAGCCAATATTGACAAATAATAAGCAGTCAAGTACGCCTCAAAAAGCGCTTAAATACGATGGGAAACTATTCTTCGATTCCATAGCAGCTATTCCGTTTAAACCATCCAGACAATATGCTGAGGCCATCATTTCCCGATCCAGTCTTCCAATCTACTCCACTCAGAAAAAAGGCAAATATGACGGAACCTATATTTCGCAGACCTTTACAGGGGAGAACCTCGAAAAACCCAGCGGTATGATAACGACTGTTTATCAGCAAGGCAAAGAGCTCTCCGCGAACAATTTGTCTAATGGGATCAATTTTTACACCAAATATTTTTACAACAAATGGGGATTAATCGATTCGATACAACAGCTTCAAGACAGCAAATGGTCCTCTAGCACAATTTATCAATACTTACCGCATGCTATTCTCATTACCGATCCTGAGCGGCGAACCGCCTCCATCCATCATTTAAATGATCAATATCAAGTGTTCCGGGAGGAATCCATACACTTCGTTTACCAAAGGATGCATTGGGTCGACCACCGTTACAATGAAAAGGGGCAGCTTATTGAGGAAGTTTCAGGGCTAAATGACGCTATCGAAAAACGTACACTGTATTATTATGATAACCCAAAAGCAGACAATTTCTCTTCGTGGCAGGTATTTGACACGACGGGGAAGCTCACTGCCGAATCCAAAATAGCTGTGCAAGGCAACGAAAGCACCTACCTGTTTTATCGTGATGGTACATTGGAATTGAAGATAGTCTCAAAAGATCAGGGCGATTATCAATATGAGAGCACTGTATTTGATAAGCAGAATAAAATCACCTCTAAAACAATACAAACAAAGAAAAGTTCCTCCAATTCTCAATAATTAAAACGCGCAAACTGAAATAGAAGGAAGCAATAAACCATCATTTGTTATTAGTGAAAAAACGGAAATTAATAAGTCAACGTCACCCTTTGCTGTATTTTCTTGCTGTCTGGGCAAGAAGAACACAAAGAAAAGCCATTTGGTTACTGGATAATAAAAAGTACACAAAAACCAAATCTACAACAGCACTGCAGTACCGTATCAAAAAACACCAGTCTGTTTTATTAAAGAAGCTTGGAGAAAATAATATGCAGTTGCAGATCAATAAAGTGACCAATCTAAAGATTGCAGCAAAGCAGATCAACGGTGTACTGATCTACCCCGGTGAAACCTTTTCATTCTGTAAACTGGTCGGCCAGCCCACACAAAAGAAAGGCTATCTTCCGGGGATGGAATTGTCTTTCGGTGAAGCACGTGCAGGTATCGGTGGAGGAATCTGCCAGATCTCCAATCTGATCCATTGGCTTGTTATCCATAGCCCACTCACAGTCACAGAGCGTTATCACCATTCTTTTGATCCGTTTCCCGATGATGGGCGTGTATTACCTTTCGGAAGCGGTGCAACAGTGTTTTACAACTATCGGGACTATCAGTTTACCAACAATACACCCTACACGTTTCAGATCAATCTCTGGTTTACCGAAAAATGTCTTGAAGGCGAACTGAGAATCGATCAGGAACTCGATTTTGCCTATCACGTCATTGAAAAGGAGCATCAATTCCTTAAAATAGGAGATCAATTCTATCGAAAAAATGAAATCTGGCGAGAAAAATTCCTAAAATTCCAGGGAGGAAAGGTTGTTGATACAGAACTCCTGACTAAAAATTTTGCCCGTGTCACTTATACCCCACCGGACTATTTGGAATTGCCAGCTGAAGACAATATAACATCTTAAGTACACCGAATTCACCGTTGAGAGCAATGCTGTTTCTTCGCAAATAGACTTGCCTGCCATTGATCATTACTGGCCTGTCGCTTCCCTCGTATATGCCCAGTCTATTTTCCACGCTCGAATGCGGCTGAAAATACACGCGCACTCCGGTCTATTGACTAACGTGTAGTTTTACTATTCCGGGACTGAATAAAACACTGGTTATAAAAAGTCCTTTTTTTTGTCTAAGTTTGATATGGCTTTGGGGGTATTCTGTATAGAATTGAGATAGTCCCTTCGAACCTGATTCGGTTTATACCGGCGTAGGGAAAAGCAACCGCTTAGGTATATTGAAATATACCCGACAGCCCATCTGTCTCATTTCTTCCTGACAAAGCCACCTGCAAATATAGAAAACAAAAGGAATGGAAGATTTAATTATCGATCTGTTAGCACAGGTCAGAAGACAAAAACCACTTGTACATAATATTACGAATTTGGTGGTGATGAATAACACCGCCAATGCTCTTCTCGCTCTTGGAGCTTCCCCAGTCATGGTTCACAGTCCATCCGAAGTGCGCGAGGTTGTTGACCTTGCCCAGTCGTTGGTACTTAACATCGGCACATTGAGTGAACTTACCGCCGAGTCCATGCTTGTTGCAGCGGAACATGCCAATAACATTAGCCGCCCTTGGGTATTGGATCCTGTGGGTGCGGGAATATCCGCTTTTCGCAATGACTTATTGGCAAATCTCCTAGAGTTAAAGCCAACTGTGATACGGGGAAATGCATCAGAGATCATGAGCCTCTACAATTTCAACGAGGTCAATACCAAAGGTGTAGACAGCACCTCAGATAGCAAAGCAGCTATCGGCTTTGGTAAAGCATTACAAGAACAATTGGGATCTATCATCTGTATCTCCGGAAAGGTAGACTATATTCTGTCCGAACAGCATACCGCTGAGGTGCACAATGGGCACCCCTTGATGACCCAGGTTACCGGACTTGGCTGTAGCGCAACTGCACTCATCGGTGCATTTTTAGCAGTCACAGACCATTCTTTTGAAGCAGCGACCGCCGGTGTCTCCCTTTTGAGCTTAGCAGGTGAACTGGCTACAGCGCGATCCGCTGGTCCGGGTTCCTTACAGATGAATCTCTATGATGAACTCTATCTGCTGAATGATGAGCGTATCCGGATGCATCTCAACCTGAAACATTATGGCAATTAATCCCCTATTTCCTTATCCCTTGTATCTGGTTATCTCCGAACAGGATTGCTACCCACAATCTTGGCTCCATGTTGCCGAAGAAGCCATAATCGGCGGTGTGGATATTATTCAGTTACGCGAAAAGAACGAAACGCCGACGGGGTTTCTGGAAAAAGCCAAGAAGTTAAAACAGATTACCGATCGCTACGGAATCCCATTAATCATCAATGATGCTGTGGATATTGGGATTGAAATCGAGGCATGGGGGGTACATGTCGGACAAAACGATCGTCAACCTTTAGAAATAAGGGAAAAATACGGACAGCGTCTTCAAATTGGCTGGTCGCTTGAAGATAGGGCACAACTTGACAGCAAACAGATGGCCGCTGTAGACCACCTTGGTGTCAGTCCAATTTTTCCAACAAAAACAAAAACAGACACCATTACAACCTGGGGGATCAGTGGACTGGGCGAGCTACGGAATTTAACCGAAAAGCCCTTGATCGCCATCGGCGGCATGAACCTAGCTACCAGTGCAAGTGCCTGGCTGTCTGGCGCAGATTCCATTGCGGTCGTATCGGCAATTTGCCAAAGTAAAAATCCAAGAGAGCGTAGCGCTCAATTAAAGGAATTATTAACATGAAAATAGTGAAACAATATACAGTGCCCACCGTCCTGAGTATTGCCGGTTTTGACGGCAGTGGCGGAGCAGGCATCCAAGCCGACACGAAAACCATATCAGCCCTGGGATGTTATGCAATGAACGTCTTAACGGCATTACCAATACAAAACACACAAGGGGTGCGGAATATTTACGAGATACCGACCCAAGCAGTGCGTGAGCAGCTGGATGCGATCTTCGACGATATTTATCCGGATGCGATCAAAATCGGGATGGTTCATAACATTGAGCTTGTCGAACTGATCAGCAGCTATTTGAAAGATTACCGTGGAACAATCGTATTTGATCCTGTGATGGTGTCGACAAGTGGTCACAAATTGATCAATGATGACACAATACAGGCATGTATGGACTTGCTTTTTCCACAAGCCACAATTATCACTCCTAACCTGGATGAAGTCAGTGTACTTGTCGGACGAACCATAGCTGAGGTCAAAGAAATGGAAAAAGCAGGCATTGAACTTCTTGAAAAAGGATGTCAGTCAGTCCTTATTAAAGGCGGACACCTCCAGACAAGCGAACTCACCTCCCTCCTCTTTCAGCAACATGCGTCACCATTGGTATTTAAATCACAAAAAATTGACAGCAAAAATACACATGGATCCGGCTGCTCTCTTTCTTCAGCAATAGCGAGCCAGTTGGCGCAGCAATTCCCTCTTGCTGAGGCTGTCGCTACTGCTTTAGATTATGTCCACGAGGCAATCAAAGGCAGCAAGGATCTCGTGATTGGCAAAGGAAATGGGCCACTTAATCATTTCCACAACCCTTCTAAACTTATTGTTCATGAAATGGAGCGATAAAGCCTGGGATGCTATAAGACCAATTTATGCTGATATCTTAGCAATGCCTTTTATTTCCGAACTAAGCAATGGCAGTCTACCGCTGGACAAATTTCAATTCTATATGCGCCAGGATGCTTTCTATCTGGAGGAATTTGGACGTGTTTTAGCTTTTATCGGTGCAAAGAGTACTGACAATCAACAAGCCTTGGATTATTTTGAATTTGGACGCAATGCGCTTATCGTCGAAAAAGCGCTCCATGAAAACTATTTTAAAGAATTTGGTATGGATCCGGAAGACGACAACAAGATAGAACCCGTTTGCCACCATTACGTGCATTTTTTAAAAAGTGTAGCTGCCTTTGAACCTATTGAAGTCGCTATGGCTGCGACTTTACCCTGCTTTTGGATTTATAAAGAAGTTGGCGACCACATCGTTTCGATCGCCAGTGGCGACCAAAACCCCTATTCCAAATGGATCGATACCTATAGTGGTGAGGACTTCGCCGAGGGCGTGAACAAAGCCAAAAATTACGTCGATCAAATTTCTGAACAAACTACTGCAACAAATCGGGAGAAAATGCGACAAGTATTTATAACAGCTTCCCGATTGGAATATCATTTCTGGCAGGCAGCTTACGAAAAGAGCATGTGGTAACCACAAAAACAACAGTTAAATTGTTCGATAGCGAACACCAGTTGTTCAAAAATGAGCAATAGGAGAAAACGTCTAAAAGTAAAAATAGCTATTTATCAGCGATTTACATGGTTTTTCAATTTTGGCACCACTATTATATATGTAAGGAAGGAAATGAGGCTGTTTTTCGAAATTAAAATAAAAATTATTATAGCATAGAATTAAAAACTACTAATAGACAAAACCATGAAAAGAATTTTAACTATCGCCTTTATTTCTTTTTTATACGTTGCCCAGGCCCAAGAACGTGAAACCCGTAAGATTTCCGCTCCGGATGGCATTTCGGCAGCGACATCACTACGTGTAGACTACGTTCAATCCAATCGCAATGAAGTTGTTGTTGAAGCTGACAATGCGGAGCATCTGTCGTTGATAGAGACAAATGTTAAAAATGGCATATTACATGTGCAATATAAACGGAATTCACAGATC
The window above is part of the Sphingobacterium sp. ML3W genome. Proteins encoded here:
- a CDS encoding dienelactone hydrolase family protein, with product MKTALTFFLLTIVTMSMKAQELKQVSYKDGTQQLNGLITSNANKKGPAVLILPAWKGIDNEAKQAALQLEKEGYIAFIADIYGEGNIPTDNTAASKIAGHYKTDYKAYQQRIAAALKQLKETGADPGKIAVIGYCFGGTGALETARAGFPVAAVVSIHGGLSKSVDRPNTAINVKVLVEHPAADKSVSKEDYDGLVKELNEGKADWQIITYANSGHTFTNPESPEYNPVMAKRAWEHTLLFLKEVLN
- a CDS encoding TonB-dependent receptor; the protein is MKKSLLFFALVFASYGTVHAQTANTSSVSGVVKEATGQTVKGATIKITHIPSGQVVSGSADAQGKFQISNLQEGGPYKVEVTYIGETPVVIENIMLKSGESLNINPTFSEGSSTDLDEVVVVGHGVIDIAVGRKTPIAVSTIHKRDLEEKVGAQDITSALANTPSVYITGQAKGFGESSMTTRGFDQSNTAFLLNGQPINGMDNGSVYWSNWSGLTDIASLVQIQRGLGASKLAISSVGGTVNYVTQSTSMKEGGFVRTTVGNDMFMKATVGYNTGLMRNGFAVSAMFTQWSGDGYMDHTEGAGQSYFLSVGYKASEKHNLNLMITGAPQWHNQGFTSKLSNYLQYGKRYNDNYKDVNGVMMNPQKNFYHKPVANLNWDWTIDDKSSLSTVVYASLAAGGGQGLRGDKYNKEKYLAADVNNHQWFGVVSNYNRKLSESLNFNIGFDVRDYKGTHYRKLTDPLANTNGVLLGGNINITDPVYVTNTYSTNPWKAFSSKPDSREDRLSWDYNQYIRYGGLFGQLEYAKNGFTAFFQGSVSEQQNKRYDYFQYTPGNEKSKTVNNFGYNTKGGVSYTLGKHSLFANAGYYSRQPYQNNIFMNYANDINENADNEKILGLEAGYKFASRFLDVNVNVYRTTWENRVTGSSRLATDKDVAKYNPQNDPSVLLAGQYIYTSNYGVKQDHKGAELDIAARPFHGLTLTGFASIGDWKYDGKVTAIERNDNRVELGREEVDLTGEHVGNAAQTTYGFGAKYIVFKGFSVDGNYRQYDRLYSSRHRTVEEDGKKVGRVIELPSFNLLDAGLSYEVKVSDKNTMSFRVNMNNVLNKFYISEATSSTVTTNADNIWNGIDTSNFVLIGQGRTWNASVKFTF
- the thiM gene encoding hydroxyethylthiazole kinase, translated to MEDLIIDLLAQVRRQKPLVHNITNLVVMNNTANALLALGASPVMVHSPSEVREVVDLAQSLVLNIGTLSELTAESMLVAAEHANNISRPWVLDPVGAGISAFRNDLLANLLELKPTVIRGNASEIMSLYNFNEVNTKGVDSTSDSKAAIGFGKALQEQLGSIICISGKVDYILSEQHTAEVHNGHPLMTQVTGLGCSATALIGAFLAVTDHSFEAATAGVSLLSLAGELATARSAGPGSLQMNLYDELYLLNDERIRMHLNLKHYGN
- the thiE gene encoding thiamine phosphate synthase, producing the protein MAINPLFPYPLYLVISEQDCYPQSWLHVAEEAIIGGVDIIQLREKNETPTGFLEKAKKLKQITDRYGIPLIINDAVDIGIEIEAWGVHVGQNDRQPLEIREKYGQRLQIGWSLEDRAQLDSKQMAAVDHLGVSPIFPTKTKTDTITTWGISGLGELRNLTEKPLIAIGGMNLATSASAWLSGADSIAVVSAICQSKNPRERSAQLKELLT
- a CDS encoding Crp/Fnr family transcriptional regulator, producing the protein MLSIEQAYAGVLEPALIEEIIKNARIKTFREGDLIIDTDQYISAMPLLLAGAIKVVREDEAKGELLLYYLEQGQTCTMSIACCLGNKKSEIRARAEKDTTVAMIPNEQVNDWMGKYPSWRNFIISSYASRMNEMLQAVDNLAFSNMEERILNYLKAKVNLTNDRILTLTHQDIASDLNTSRVVVSRILKKLENEDKIVLLRNEIRVLI
- a CDS encoding NAD(P)-dependent oxidoreductase gives rise to the protein MKTENVGFIGLGNMGNPMAKNLEKAGFPLAVYNRNIARTTDFVAQSTVYSEVTDLIGASDVVFTMLTNDDAVEEVYGKILEQPISGKLFVDMSTIAQDVSINLANKLKAKGAAFLDAPVAGSTKPAAEGTLIIMVGGEQTDLERARPYLEKMGKSIKHLGENGKGIAAKLAINYFLSIIYQGLAETILFSDQLGIERSEMLEIINDSASGSGATKVKTPLLVEGNYTAAFALDLMLKDIRLAQQAGATYPLLGTLLDTYKKAHENGLGQLDVIGIIESIKPSGV
- a CDS encoding VanW family protein; this encodes MKKRKLISQRHPLLYFLAVWARRTQRKAIWLLDNKKYTKTKSTTALQYRIKKHQSVLLKKLGENNMQLQINKVTNLKIAAKQINGVLIYPGETFSFCKLVGQPTQKKGYLPGMELSFGEARAGIGGGICQISNLIHWLVIHSPLTVTERYHHSFDPFPDDGRVLPFGSGATVFYNYRDYQFTNNTPYTFQINLWFTEKCLEGELRIDQELDFAYHVIEKEHQFLKIGDQFYRKNEIWREKFLKFQGGKVVDTELLTKNFARVTYTPPDYLELPAEDNITS
- the tenA gene encoding thiaminase II; this translates as MKWSDKAWDAIRPIYADILAMPFISELSNGSLPLDKFQFYMRQDAFYLEEFGRVLAFIGAKSTDNQQALDYFEFGRNALIVEKALHENYFKEFGMDPEDDNKIEPVCHHYVHFLKSVAAFEPIEVAMAATLPCFWIYKEVGDHIVSIASGDQNPYSKWIDTYSGEDFAEGVNKAKNYVDQISEQTTATNREKMRQVFITASRLEYHFWQAAYEKSMW
- the thiD gene encoding bifunctional hydroxymethylpyrimidine kinase/phosphomethylpyrimidine kinase, with the translated sequence MPTVLSIAGFDGSGGAGIQADTKTISALGCYAMNVLTALPIQNTQGVRNIYEIPTQAVREQLDAIFDDIYPDAIKIGMVHNIELVELISSYLKDYRGTIVFDPVMVSTSGHKLINDDTIQACMDLLFPQATIITPNLDEVSVLVGRTIAEVKEMEKAGIELLEKGCQSVLIKGGHLQTSELTSLLFQQHASPLVFKSQKIDSKNTHGSGCSLSSAIASQLAQQFPLAEAVATALDYVHEAIKGSKDLVIGKGNGPLNHFHNPSKLIVHEMER